DNA sequence from the Drosophila sechellia strain sech25 chromosome 3L, ASM438219v1, whole genome shotgun sequence genome:
CTCAAACCTTGAAGCAACACGAGTGGATACACACTGGCGAAAAGCCCTTCGAGTGTAAGACTTGCGGCAATCGCTTTCGCCAGTTAGCGGCGCTCATCCGTCACCAAAAAGTCCATGACGAAAAGCCGCCAAAGTGCCTGGGGGAGAGAGCTGAGTGTAGAGAGAAGACTGAGGCTCTACGGCAGGAAATTGTGAAGATCGCCAAGGAGGAGCTCAAGGATTTGGTGAGCCAAGGGGCACTGGAGAAGCAGCAAAACACCTACGAACAGTATCAGGCAGCGGCAGCTGGCCAAACTGGTCCTGACTTAAAGGAGGAACCTTAATTGGCGAATAGTTTAGGAATACATAGGGCAACAGACTgggaatttttattgttttttaatatttaactattgtttttaaataaacttGACCAAATTGGCAAACTTTGGAATGACTAATGGTTTTGCGGAGCAAAacttgttaaaaaaaaattcgttAGAAATCCAAACAAATGTTTctagtttttcaattttttttttatttttactttcaCTTGCTTGTTATTTTGATGAGAGAGTGTCTTAATGTCGTCAAATGATTGCAAACAGCCGGAACCGGGCTCAAATGGCTGCACTCCGCGATGTCCGGCCATTTATATGATAGATGGAGTGATGGATGGATGATAATGATTAGATTAAAATGATACAAAATGCGATCAAAAAAATCTACAAGTAGATAGCAAAAATTTGGTATACACATAAGTAGAGCAAGAAGTTCCCTAAACAATGGAAAATGGTCGATGGAAGTGGGGGCGTCATCTGGTGGGGCCCAATGTCTGGCTCTGCCCCATCCCCGCCTGCCGCATCGAGTGCGGGTTCTAAGGAGCCTCCGGCGTCTTCAGATTGTACTTGGCCTTAATGTTGTTCAGTTCCTCCTGCTTCTTGTCCATGTCCACGCGCTTGAAGGCCTTGTTGGATTGGTAGTAGAGCACCACCAGATAGCGATTGCACACATTGAAACCGGATAAATGGTCGCAGGCGTTCTTGGCATCGAAAATGTCCTCGTAGACGACAAAGGCGGTGCCACGCGTTTCCGGAGTGTTGCCTCTGCAAAAGATCCGCAAATTTCTTGAGAGCATTCACGGCGAATAGCATAGACAATCTTACACGCGTATCTGTCGAATAGCTCCAAATTTGCCGAATATGTCGTACATCTCGTCCGAGGTGATTTTGTACGGCAGGTTCCGCACGTACAATAGCCGATTCACCTCTGGCGGCAGGCGGATCTGCAAAAGAAATAGCACTTTTCACTCAATCCATTTGCTTTGTGTGTGGAGCCCCAGGTTTTCTGCTCACATGGTTGCGCTTGTTCATGTCCGGTCGCTTCGGATGTTAAGCGGCGACAAGGCGAGAAACTTTCACTCGACCGCGGGGAAAGCGTGTGGCGGCTTTGTCTGACCCGGGATGAATGTCCTGAAGCGTGGTcctttgtttaaaattaatgaCTCCTCTGTCTGGCCTCAAACCCAAACAAAATTGAACAGGGTGGCGAATGCGGGCACTCTAAATGGCAAGAGTGTGGCTGCATTTCGAGAGCCGGTTCGAGTGTGACCGTGCAGCAGCATTTAGATATGGGAGGAAGTTGGTTACATCGGAGCAGCTTTGGACTgctaaatttcattttatattcatttttttaatttttttgtcaaattaaaaaattaaaaagtgacAAGTAAAATAATTTGTTGTTCGGAAATGTTATATCAGAGTGATTCAACCATGTTAAGCtgctaatagatattaaattattgATAGGCGGCCAAGTCAAAAGTTCAATTGTGCATTAAgcacaataaattaaaaagaaaactacatatcatataatttaaaatccGTGACGACACGCTATCATCTCTAATAAAGAAAGAGCATACTCCCTCGCTCGTGCACGGTCACACTGTATAGATCTAGCTAATTGTGCAAAGAAAAGGCgaaaaaagagaaaatttACGCGAAATCTTAAGAAAATTCCAACTAAAATAGCTTTAAAGCACAGCCAACACCCAAAGGTGAGTAGGGGGTATGCGGACGACGCAGGACTTATCTCGGAAAATCGTTTTCTACCGCACGCCCGATGTGCGAAATATGGCGGAGGAAGGCGAGTTCTATTGGTGTGTTTTTTTGTCTGGGGTTGTATCAAGAAAATCGCACGTTACTCGCGGGGCAGGGCTTTCAACTCCCGCCTTCCGGCGTAAAACCATTAATGCCAAGGGAAAATCGCACGAAAAACGTAAATTTTACAACAGCAGATGTCTGTTTGCGGGTGTGGGTGCAAAATGCCCTGGTGTGCGTGAGTGGCCTCGAAATGAGTGTCTCTCGTGCTCTCTCTTTCTCCCCCATTTGCTACCCTTTGAGAGGCCATTAACCCTAATTTCTAATTTCGAATTCactattcaaatttaaaaccCTTGCAGCAGCAAAATGACGTGGGAACCACAGGGAGAAGGTCTGCAACAGATCATAGCGATCCTCAAGGAGTCGCAGTCGCCGGACACAGCCACTCAAATGGCCGTACAGATGGTGAGTAATAGCTTCTGCCAGGAATGGAACCTCGAACTGCATGTACATTTTGTGCCCTTCTCAACAGAAACTGGAGGAATTCAATCGCTACCCTGACTTCAACAACTATCTTATCTATGTGCTGACGAAACTGAAGACAGAGGACGAGCCCACGAGATCACTCAGCGGCCTAATCCTCAAGAACAACATCCGCATGCACGGCACCACTCTGCAGCCGGAGATCGTGGAGTATATCAAACACGAGTGCCTGCAGGCAGTGGGCGACTCTTCGCCTCTGATCCGTGCCACCGTGGGCATCCTGATCACCACCATCGCCAGCAATGGCGGTCTGCACAACTGGCCGCAGCTGCTTCCATCTCTCTGCGAAATGCTTGACAACCAGGACTACAATGTGTGCGAAGGAGCATTCAGTGCCCTGCAGAAAATTTGCGAGGACTCTGCCGAAATTTTGGACTCCGCAGCGCTCAATAGGCCATTAAACGTAATGATTCCAAAATTCCTGGAGTACTTCAAGCACAGCAGTCCAAAGATCCGTTCCCACGCCATTGCCTGCATCAACCAGTTCATCATAAACAGATCACAGGCTCTGATGCTAAACATAGACAGCTTCATTGAGAACCTCTTTCACCTGTCATCAGATGAGGACCACGAGGTGCGCAAAAACGTGTGCCACGGACTGGTCATGCTGCTGGAGGTGCGAATGGACCGTCTGATGCCGCACATGTCGCAGATTATTGaggtatattttaaaataaaatatataattaatatttttaatctgaagaatttttgtttaaatatctTATTTAACGATTTCAGTACATGCTGTTGCGCACCCAGGACACTGATGAGGGTGTGGCCCTGGAAGCATCCGAGTTCTGGCTTTCACTGGCCGAGCAAAGCATCTGCAAGGACGTGCTTGCCCCTTACCTTGCACAATTAGCGCCAGTTCTTGTACGAGGCATGCGGTACTCAGAGGTCGACATAATTCTCCTCAAGGGAAACGTTGAGGAGGATGACATGGTGCCCGATCGAGAAGAGGATATCCGCCCGCGTTTCCACAAGTCCCGTGCACACACAATCAGGAGTACACAAGAGGGAGGAGCTGGAGCGACAggcgatgatgacgacgacgaatTTGAAGATGGAATGGACGACGATAGCTCGCTATCAGAATGGAACTTGCGCAAGTGCAGCGCTGCTGCTCTCGATGTATTGGCGAATGTTTTCCGAGAGGATTGTCTGCCCGTTGTGCTGCCCATCCTGAAGGAGACTCTGTTCCACCAAGAATGGGTGATCAAAGAGAGTGGTGTGCTGGCCTTGGGAGCTATTGCGGAGGGCTGCATGCAAGGCATGATCCAACACTTGCCAGAGCTGATTCCCTACCTAATTAGCTGTCTGTCCGACAAGAAGGCTCTGGTGCGCTCCATCACATGCTGGACGCTCTCGCGATATGCCAATTGGGTTGTCAACCAGCCGCACGACCAGTACTTGAAGCCTCTAATGGAAGAACTGCTGAAGCGCATCCTGGACTCGAATAAGCGCGTTCAGGAAGCTGCGTGCTCTGCCTTTGCCACTCTGGAGGAGGAGGCCTGCACGGAACTGGTGCCCTATCTGGAGTATATTCTAAAGACGCTCGTCTTTGCCTTCTCCAAGTACCAGCACAAGAACTTATTGATACTGTACGATGCAGTGGGTACTTTGGCGGACTCCGTCGGTCATCATCTGAATAAACCACAATACATTGACATCCTGATGCCTCCACTAATTGATAAGTGGAACCTGCTGAAGGACGACGATAAGGATCTGTTCCCTTTGTTGGAGTGCCTGTCGAGCATCGCCACTGCCTTGCAGTCCGGCTTTCTGCCCTACTGCGACCCCGTCTATCGAAGGTGCATCTCCCTTATTGAGCAGACTATCAACCAGGAAATGGTAATCTACTTGTCATTTTCTtaagtaatatttttaatcaatCTAAATCGCCCCAAGCTGTGTAAACAAAACCAAACGTACGACCATCCCGACAAAGAGCGCATGATTGTCGCCCTAGATCTGCTGTCTGGCCTAGCCGAGGGTTTGGATCGCCAAATCGAGACACTGGTGGCCAACAGCAACATTATGCATCTACTCTACCAGTGCATGCAGGACGTTCTGCCTGAGGTATGTCTCCCTCAAAACCAATCTTTTCGAAATTATCCTTTGAATTTCTATAAAATTGTTGCATTCCCCAGGTTCGCCAATCTTCGTTTGCCCTGCTTGGTGATTTGACTAAGGCCTGTTTTCCCCACGTGCATCCCTTCATGGGCGAGTTCTTTCCCATCCTGGGTCAAAACCTTAACCCAGACTTCATTTCGGTCTGCAATAATGCTACTTGGGCCATAGGCGAAATCTGCATGAAATTGGGTAAGTAGGAGGAGCTAATTAGTAGGAGTATTAAGATcgttttaatatatattttgattcAAAGGTGAGGAGACTAAGCAGTACATACGCCTTGTACTCAGCGACCTTTTCATCATTATCAACCGTCCGAACACGCCCAAGACACTGTTGGAGAACACAGGTAATTCTTTTGGGCTGATAGAAATCTTTCGAATTTCCCGAGCTATCTAAGAACTTATATGCGATctgtttgtatatatattactcTGAATGTATGCGTGTATGTGGATGTCTGGaaatttgtttctgttttaaTTTGTGTTACTTGTTGCATGAGCAGCAACGAAACGAAATCGAACCTCATTCCCATACAACATGCATAGATATAGATAGACGAGAATCGCAATTGATATTCAATTCGAGTATAGCAATCAATCGCAGCGAACTACGTATGATATTGATTTATtcagttgatttatttatacttatttcttttgttcttttagcaATAACAATCGGTCGTCTAGGTTATGTGTGCCCAGTTGAAGTGGCTCCTTATTTGCCCGAATTTGTACGACAGTGGTGTGTAACacgttttatatttaaatagctTATTCTTTCCTTCTATTCTCTTATCTATCCTTCCCGTTACTCCCATTACTCCTAAATTACGCTTAAACACAGAAATCTATAAGCACATCGATCTATTCCTTTGTTCCACAACTCACTCACTAACAATCAACATCATTTAActggaaattcaatttgcttttAAACTTTCGTGTTTGCCAAAGCCTGCTAATTTAGTTTACTTTCCCTGAAAACGTCACTTAAACACTTTCTTTGAAAAATGCAGGTGCACATCGTTGCGGCACATACGAGACAATGATGAGAAGGACTCAGCCTTTCGTGGAATGTGTCATATGATCACGGTAAATCCAGCTGGCGTGGTAGCAGACTTTATATTCTTCTGCGATGCCATCGCCTCCTGGGTTAGCCCACCGGAGGATCTGCATCATATGATACAGAAGGTTTGTACCTTACAGGCGTTAcctattttctttatttcacAAATATTTTCTTCAAGATTCTGCACGGTTTTAAGACCCAAGTGGGCGAGGAGAACTGGCGTCGATTTGTGGAGCAATTCCCGCCAACTTTGGCCGAGCGCCTGTCCACAATGTATACCATCTAAGGCTAGCCATGCCATAAAACACCCACCTTCACCCATTAGCGAGCCAAGCAGCAACTTTTTAACTAGACAATTATGTACAAGTATGCGTAATAAGCGTGTCGTCTTTATCTTTAGCCTCCTTAAGTTATCTGATTCGATGGAGTTCGAATGTTAAGTTAACATTGAAAACCTAAGCTTATAGAAATCGAAAAAACAGCAAATCCACATAAAAGCAACTACATAACTATATTTAAAGCCACAAACATATATCGAAAAATCGAATAGAGAAGAATCGTATATATTTGAATTCAAGCTAGAGGATCTTTGATCTGCAGAACCTCTTTAGGAACACGTCTGTCCGCTTACCGCATATAAAATGCCTTTCTTG
Encoded proteins:
- the LOC6611003 gene encoding transportin-1, whose amino-acid sequence is MTWEPQGEGLQQIIAILKESQSPDTATQMAVQMKLEEFNRYPDFNNYLIYVLTKLKTEDEPTRSLSGLILKNNIRMHGTTLQPEIVEYIKHECLQAVGDSSPLIRATVGILITTIASNGGLHNWPQLLPSLCEMLDNQDYNVCEGAFSALQKICEDSAEILDSAALNRPLNVMIPKFLEYFKHSSPKIRSHAIACINQFIINRSQALMLNIDSFIENLFHLSSDEDHEVRKNVCHGLVMLLEVRMDRLMPHMSQIIEYMLLRTQDTDEGVALEASEFWLSLAEQSICKDVLAPYLAQLAPVLVRGMRYSEVDIILLKGNVEEDDMVPDREEDIRPRFHKSRAHTIRSTQEGGAGATGDDDDDEFEDGMDDDSSLSEWNLRKCSAAALDVLANVFREDCLPVVLPILKETLFHQEWVIKESGVLALGAIAEGCMQGMIQHLPELIPYLISCLSDKKALVRSITCWTLSRYANWVVNQPHDQYLKPLMEELLKRILDSNKRVQEAACSAFATLEEEACTELVPYLEYILKTLVFAFSKYQHKNLLILYDAVGTLADSVGHHLNKPQYIDILMPPLIDKWNLLKDDDKDLFPLLECLSSIATALQSGFLPYCDPVYRRCISLIEQTINQEMLCKQNQTYDHPDKERMIVALDLLSGLAEGLDRQIETLVANSNIMHLLYQCMQDVLPEVRQSSFALLGDLTKACFPHVHPFMGEFFPILGQNLNPDFISVCNNATWAIGEICMKLGEETKQYIRLVLSDLFIIINRPNTPKTLLENTAITIGRLGYVCPVEVAPYLPEFVRQWCTSLRHIRDNDEKDSAFRGMCHMITVNPAGVVADFIFFCDAIASWVSPPEDLHHMIQKILHGFKTQVGEENWRRFVEQFPPTLAERLSTMYTI
- the LOC6611002 gene encoding splicing factor 3B subunit 6 encodes the protein MNKRNHIRLPPEVNRLLYVRNLPYKITSDEMYDIFGKFGAIRQIRVGNTPETRGTAFVVYEDIFDAKNACDHLSGFNVCNRYLVVLYYQSNKAFKRVDMDKKQEELNNIKAKYNLKTPEAP